The Candidatus Cloacimonadota bacterium DNA segment ATATTGATTTTGATAAAAAAATGAAAACACTTCAAATTGAATTTTCTGAATTGCTAAAAGAGGAAGAGAAATCAAAAAAAGATCTAATAAAAGTTTTTAAAGATTTGGGATATGAAATATGAGCAAGAACAAAAAGATTGAAGTCAAAGGTATTTCTGTAACTGTTTTAAAAGCAAATGACGATGATTACATCTCACTAACTGATATTGCAAAATCTAAAGATGGTGATTCTCGTGCGGCTGATATTATTAAAAATTGGATTCGCAATAGAGGAACCATTGAATTTATCGGCACTTGGGAACAATTACACAATCCCGATTTTAAAGTGGTGGAATTCGACCACTTTAGAATGAACGCAGGATTAAC contains these protein-coding regions:
- a CDS encoding KilA-N domain-containing protein gives rise to the protein MSKNKKIEVKGISVTVLKANDDDYISLTDIAKSKDGDSRAADIIKNWIRNRGTIEFIGTWEQLHNPDFKVVEFDHFRMNAGLT